The Chitinibacter bivalviorum genomic interval CGAAGCTGCCGCCAAATTGAACGCCACGATTGCAGCGGATGACGCGCTGTTTGATGAAGTCACTGCACTGGTTGAATGGCCTGTGGTGTTGGCGGCAGGCTTTGAAGCTGAATTTCTGCAAGTGCCACAGGAATGCCTGATTTTGACGATGCAACAAAATCAGAAATATTTCCCGCTGCTCGACCAGAACGGCAAATTGATGAATCAATTCTTGCTGGTGTCGAATCTGCAAACCGACGATCCAAGCCACATCATCAACGGCAACGAGCGCGTATTGCGTGCGCGCCTGTCGGATGCCAAATTCTTCTTTGAGCAAGATAAAAAGCAAAAACTCGATACCCGCGTCGGCAAATTGGCCAATGTGGTTTACCACAACAAGATTGGCTCGCAGCTTGAACGCGTGACGCGTTTGGAAAGCATTGCTGGCGAAATCGCCAAGCTGCTGGGCGCCGATGTATCAAAAACCACGCGTGCTGCGTATTTGGCCAAAGCTGACTTGTCGACCGATATGGTGGGCGAATTCCCTGAGCTGCAAGGCATAATGGGGCAGTATTACGCCAAGCATGATGGTGAAGATACTGAGGTGGCGTATGCTGTTGAAGCCCATTACAAGCCTAAATTTGCAGGTGATACCCTGCCTGAAGGCGCAATTGCCCAATCTGTTTCACTGGCGGATAAGCTCGAAACCTTGGTGGGGATTTATGGCATTGGTTTGATTCCAACTGGCGATAAAGACCCGTTCGCGCTGCGTCGCGCCGCGTTGGGTGTATTGCGCATGGCCTTAGTGCAACCACTTGATTTGAAAGTGTTGTTGTCGACGACCGCAGCGAGCTTCCCAGCGGGTTTGATTGCTGAGGGCACGGTGGAAGGCTTGTACGGCTTTATGCTCGATCGCCTGAAAAACCTGCTGGCTGCTGAATATCCAGCAGCAGATATCGATGCGGTATTGGCGCTTAAACCAACGCAAATTAATGATGTGACAGTGCGTTTGGCTGCGGTAGCAGAATTTAAAGCCTTGCCAGAATCAGCGGCCTTGGCGGCGGCGAACAAGCGTATTCGCAATATCCTGAAAAAAGTCGAAGGCGAAGTGCCAGCGCTGAATGCGGCCTTGTTGCAAGAAGCGGCGGAAAAAGAGCTGTTCGCGGCATTGCAAGCGGTGCAAGGTCCAGTGAATGACGCGCTGGCGGCGAATGACTTTACCAAGGCCTTGAAACAACTTGCGGCCTTGAAAGCGCCGGTGGATGCGTTCTTTGATGGCGTGATGGTGATGGCTGATGATTTGGCAGTACGCGGCAACCGTTTGGCCTTGCTCAGCGCCTTGGCTGAATTGATGAATCGCGTGGCTGAATTATCACTGTTGGCCGATTAAGCTCGATCGACAAGCTCAGTGCCGCAGATGAAGTCGTAGCCTAATTGGCGCGGCACTGGCTTGGTAGTTTGAGAAATGAATGTTGTCTAATGCGGATGCATGGGGAGTTCGATGGCTGCGGTAAAAAATGAAGCAATCAAGCTACTGATTCTGGACCGAGACGGCGTGATTAATGAAGATCGCCCTGACTTTATCAAATCGCCCGACGAATGGATTCCGATTCCGGGTAGTTTGGAAGCCATCGGTGAGCTGACCCGTGCGGGCTGGACGATTGTGGTGGCGACCAATCAAAGCTGTATTGGCCGCGGCATTATCGACATTGCCATGCTCAATAATATTCATGCCAAAATGCACCGCGCCGTCGTCAATGCGGGTGGGCATATTGATGCGATCTTCTTTTGCCCTCATGCGCCCGATGCGGGTTGTGAATGCCGCAAGCCTGCGCCAGGCATGGTGCTCGACATTGCGCGTCGCTTCCGGGTTGATATTGAAGACTGCATGATGGTGGGCGATTCGATCCGTGATCTGCAGTCGATTGTTGCTGCGGGTGGCAAGCCGATTTTGGTACGGACGGGAAATGGCCGCAAATCGGAAGCATCGGCTGATTTGCCACCTGATACTTGGGTTTTTGATGACTTGGCGGCTGTTTGCGATGCTTTGCTGGCAAATTAAACGCTCAGTTTCTATGAATAATCGATTTACTTTCTAAAAGCATCTCAATGGTCCGTTTTCGCTCTGCCTTATATAGCTTGGGTTTGCTGGTTTTAACGCCCATCTTTGCTTTGATTGCCTTGTTTATTTTTCCGCTGTCCGCGGTGACGCGAAATGCCGTGATCGCTTGGTGGTCACGCCTGATGTTTGCTTGGCTCAAAATCACCTGTGGTTTGAGTTTTAAAGTAGAAGGTGCAGAAAACATTCCGCACGGCCCGGCAATGATTATGTGCAAACATCAATCGGCGTGGGAAACGATGGCTCTGCAATTGATTTTCCCGCCGCAAGTATGGGTGCTCAAACGCGAATTACTCAAAATCCCATTTTTCGGTTGGGGCTTGGCAGCAACATCGCCAATTGCAATTGATCGCGGTCAGCGTGCGCAGGCGCAGCGGCAATTGATGGAGCAGGGGCGTGATCGCCTGAATAAAGGCTTGTGGATTGTGATTTTCCCCGAAGGCACGCGCATTAAGCCGGGCGAGCGCGGGCAATATAAACAAGGTGGCGCACGACTGGCCAAAGATCTGGATGTGCCGATTGTGCCGGTCGCGATGAATTCGGGTGAATTCTGGCCGAAAAATTCCTTCTGCAAATGGCCCGGCGAAATTACCGTGCGAATTGGTAAACCGATTTTGCCTGAGGGTAAAAATTCCTTGGCGCTGATTAATGAGGTTGAAGGCTGGATTGAGGGCGAGATGGCGCAAATTACTGGTCGCGGCCCTTGCTATCAAAAGCCTGAGTGAGTATGGCTTTGCAGGCTAATTTCCAATTGGCCTCTGGCCATATACCCTACCAAGTGCAACGCAGTGCCCGCCGACGCAGTATCGGTTTGAAAATCGATACCACGGGCCTGACGATTATTCTGCCGCAACGTGCGCCCTTGGCCGAGGCCGAGCGCGTGATTCGACTTAAACTGGCGTGGATTCAAGCCAAGCTGGCCGAGCGCGAAGCGCGGGTGATTGCCGACCCCGCACCCAAATTAGCGTGGGGCGAAGCGGTATGGTGGCTCGGTGAGCAGCGCAATTTGCAGCCGGCTTTACGCGGCAAGCTCACAGACGACGTGTTATTTCTATGCGCCGCGAACGACGCGCGAATACCCGACGCTTTGGCCCGATTTTACCAGCGCAGCGCCAAACCCTATTTTGCCGAGCGCATTGCAGTCTGGTCGGCGCGAATGAATTTGTATCCGACTCAAACCGCTCTGTCGTCCGCACGCACGCGCTGGGGAAGTTGTACTTCAAAAGGTGTTGTACGACTCAATTGGCGCTTGATGCAGGCCCCGGCGAGTGTGATTGATTACGTCATCATTCACGAATTGGCTCATCTGGCCGAGATGAACCACTCTGCCCGGTTTTGGGCGATCGTCGCGCAAGTTTGCCCGAACTGGAAAGCTGAGCGTGCCTGGTTGAAACACTATGGCAATCAATTGCTAAATTGGTAGCTGAAGGTATTGATTTGAAAATAATTAAAATACCACTGTGTTCTACTTCATAGATAAGTAATACCCCTAGTCCGATTTGCCCTTGTCATTTCTTTCTTTGGCATGATAAATTTTGACCGCGAAATTTCATCTCGATTTTTCGCTTAAAAATACTAAAAAATCAAACGCTTATATACGGAAAGAACAAAGAATATTGTTCAGTCGTATTGATGCCTGCCACTTAATGGAGAAGACAATGCAAAAACAACGCAATGGGCGTGCTCTGCCCATCCGTATTGCGCTCGGCCTCGGTTTGCTGGCGACTAGCCAGCTGGTCTTAGCGCATGGCTCAATGGAAGTCCCGGTGAGCCGCGTTTTAAGCTGCTTTAACGAAGGCCCGGAAAATCCAAAATCAGCCGCTTGCCAGGCTGCGGTTGCTGTATCAGGCCCGCAGTTTTTGTACGATTGGTCTGGTGTAAATCAGTTGCCAGCGGGCAACCACAAAGGTTTTGTGCCTGATGGCCAATTGTGTGCAGGTGGTAAGGCCAACTACGCGGGTCTTAATCTGCCACGGACTGATTGGTCTGCAACGAATATTGCGCCCGATGCCAATGGCAAATTTGAATTCACGTTTAACGCGCCAGCGCCCCATGCCACGACCGACTGGGTGTTTTATGTAACTAAAGACGGTTGGAACCCCAATCAAGCCTTGTCGTGGAGTGATCTGGAAGGCGTGTATGGTGAAGGTTTCTGCAAATTTAGCGATAAAGCCAAAAATCTACCCGTCATTAGCGCCGATAAACGCTACAAAATGTCGTGTACTTTGCCAAAGAAAACCGGCAAACACATTATCTTCGTCACTTGGCAGCGTAGTGATAGTGCCGAAGCATTTTACTCATGCTCGGACGTAAATTTCCCTGGCACGATTTCAACGTACAAAGAACTGGGCCAATTGCGTGCGCAAGCCAATCTGGCCGAAAAGTCGACCGTGACTTTCCGTCTGTTTGATAAAAACGGTGTGGACTTGGAATCAGCACAAATTGTGGCTGATTTTGATGCGCAAACTGGGGCTGACCTGACGCAAATGAACATCTGGCCGTATTTCTTGGCGCAGAAAGTGAATGGCACGTCGAAGTTTGTCAGCGTGGGTGTATTGCAAGCTAATGGCGCAGTTGCGCCAGTGCAAAATGCACAAGATAACCGCGTGTATAGCCGTAATGGTCAAGACTATATCTACCGAGTGGATATTGCAGCCCCGGCTGGCGTAACGCCGAAGCCAACAACTGCACCAGCGCTGACACCGACTCCAGCGCCGGTGATTACTCCTGCTCCAGTCGTAACGCCAACTCCAGCTCCCGTTGTTACCCCCGTTCCGGTGGTGACGCCGAAACCGACGGTTGCGCCGAGCACGCCGACGCCCGTTGTGACACCGAAACCAACGGTAGCGCCTGTTGTAACACCAACCCCTGCTCCTATCGTAACGCCTGTAGCCACGGCTCCGGCAACGAATGCGTGTGTAGCCGCTTGGGATAGCGCCAAAGTGTATGCCAACCCAGGCAATACAGTGAGCTATGCAGGTCGTAACTACCAGAATAAATGGTGGACGACAGGTGAGAAGCCAGATCCTGCTAGCCAGTGGGGAGTGTGGAAAGATATGGGCGCTTGCAAGTAAGCGTATCCATTTAAATCAAAGCCCATCGCATGCGATGGGCTTTTTTTATACTCCGTCATTGGGGGGGCTACTCGGTATAGGGCGTGCTGATTGCTGGTTGCGGCGTCTCGATGGCGCTTACTTTGGGTGTTGCCGATTGGGCGGTACTGCTGGCGGTCGGCCGGTTGGCCGCATCATAAGCATATTCACCCACAGCCATCGCGCCAGTAGCAACCGTTTTGGTTGCGTCAAAAGTAATGCCAACGACGGTTGTTGTCGCGTTAATCGCCGCTGCACCAACGATTGCGGTGGTGGTCACCACGGCGCAGCCATTTAAAATGATGCAAAGTAGGGCCGCGCTGAGCCATTTATATTGTCGCATGTGATTTGACTGAGATGAATTGAGGCGCGATTGTCGGTTAAACTGGCGCTCTCGTCGAGTTGACTCTTACCTACGGTTGTTGCATGCAGCGCATTCTGATTTCTAAAATCACCTCTTTAGGCGATGTTTTATTTGCGTTGCCGATGATTACCGATATTCGCCAGCATTTTCCTGATGTCAAAATTGATTGGGTTGTCGATGAATCATTTGCGGCCTTGCCTGCGTTGCATCCTGCGATTGATCGCGTAATTGGCGTGCCTTTACGCGGAATTAAAAAACAGAAATTGATGCAAGCTAGCCGCAATCTGTTGCGAGCAATCGGAGAACTACGCACAGAGCATTACGATGTCGTGCTCGATTGCCATGGCATGATTAAAAGTGCGCTATTGAGCAAAGTGGCCAAAGCCAAGCACATAATTGGGCCACCGAATTATCGCTTGGGTGAACAAGTGTCACGGCATGCCTATGATCGGCAAGTGAGCCCCGATGCGACTTTGCCGGCGGTGGATTGGTATCGCTCGTATGCGGGTTTAGCTTTGGGTT includes:
- a CDS encoding M48 family metallopeptidase → MALQANFQLASGHIPYQVQRSARRRSIGLKIDTTGLTIILPQRAPLAEAERVIRLKLAWIQAKLAEREARVIADPAPKLAWGEAVWWLGEQRNLQPALRGKLTDDVLFLCAANDARIPDALARFYQRSAKPYFAERIAVWSARMNLYPTQTALSSARTRWGSCTSKGVVRLNWRLMQAPASVIDYVIIHELAHLAEMNHSARFWAIVAQVCPNWKAERAWLKHYGNQLLNW
- a CDS encoding lytic polysaccharide monooxygenase gives rise to the protein MQKQRNGRALPIRIALGLGLLATSQLVLAHGSMEVPVSRVLSCFNEGPENPKSAACQAAVAVSGPQFLYDWSGVNQLPAGNHKGFVPDGQLCAGGKANYAGLNLPRTDWSATNIAPDANGKFEFTFNAPAPHATTDWVFYVTKDGWNPNQALSWSDLEGVYGEGFCKFSDKAKNLPVISADKRYKMSCTLPKKTGKHIIFVTWQRSDSAEAFYSCSDVNFPGTISTYKELGQLRAQANLAEKSTVTFRLFDKNGVDLESAQIVADFDAQTGADLTQMNIWPYFLAQKVNGTSKFVSVGVLQANGAVAPVQNAQDNRVYSRNGQDYIYRVDIAAPAGVTPKPTTAPALTPTPAPVITPAPVVTPTPAPVVTPVPVVTPKPTVAPSTPTPVVTPKPTVAPVVTPTPAPIVTPVATAPATNACVAAWDSAKVYANPGNTVSYAGRNYQNKWWTTGEKPDPASQWGVWKDMGACK
- the gmhB gene encoding D-glycero-beta-D-manno-heptose 1,7-bisphosphate 7-phosphatase, coding for MKLLILDRDGVINEDRPDFIKSPDEWIPIPGSLEAIGELTRAGWTIVVATNQSCIGRGIIDIAMLNNIHAKMHRAVVNAGGHIDAIFFCPHAPDAGCECRKPAPGMVLDIARRFRVDIEDCMMVGDSIRDLQSIVAAGGKPILVRTGNGRKSEASADLPPDTWVFDDLAAVCDALLAN
- the glyS gene encoding glycine--tRNA ligase subunit beta is translated as MNPTLLIELFTEELPPKALPKLGAAFADGIFAELVKLGFVAADAEAVTFASPRRLAVTIANVAAVQPEQTIEKRGPAVAAGMKDGKPSPALLGFARSCGLAPEAVESLETVHDGKQDVYVFRSVKAGEALAAVLSDIVAATLKKLPAPKMMRWADREGQFIRPVHGLTMLHGSDVIAGKVLHLESGRITRGHRFLSNGDISINSAEGYARQMHDEGKVIASFAARRALIGEKLNEAAAKLNATIAADDALFDEVTALVEWPVVLAAGFEAEFLQVPQECLILTMQQNQKYFPLLDQNGKLMNQFLLVSNLQTDDPSHIINGNERVLRARLSDAKFFFEQDKKQKLDTRVGKLANVVYHNKIGSQLERVTRLESIAGEIAKLLGADVSKTTRAAYLAKADLSTDMVGEFPELQGIMGQYYAKHDGEDTEVAYAVEAHYKPKFAGDTLPEGAIAQSVSLADKLETLVGIYGIGLIPTGDKDPFALRRAALGVLRMALVQPLDLKVLLSTTAASFPAGLIAEGTVEGLYGFMLDRLKNLLAAEYPAADIDAVLALKPTQINDVTVRLAAVAEFKALPESAALAAANKRIRNILKKVEGEVPALNAALLQEAAEKELFAALQAVQGPVNDALAANDFTKALKQLAALKAPVDAFFDGVMVMADDLAVRGNRLALLSALAELMNRVAELSLLAD
- a CDS encoding lysophospholipid acyltransferase family protein, producing the protein MVRFRSALYSLGLLVLTPIFALIALFIFPLSAVTRNAVIAWWSRLMFAWLKITCGLSFKVEGAENIPHGPAMIMCKHQSAWETMALQLIFPPQVWVLKRELLKIPFFGWGLAATSPIAIDRGQRAQAQRQLMEQGRDRLNKGLWIVIFPEGTRIKPGERGQYKQGGARLAKDLDVPIVPVAMNSGEFWPKNSFCKWPGEITVRIGKPILPEGKNSLALINEVEGWIEGEMAQITGRGPCYQKPE